The following proteins are co-located in the Gossypium hirsutum isolate 1008001.06 chromosome A02, Gossypium_hirsutum_v2.1, whole genome shotgun sequence genome:
- the LOC107934026 gene encoding uncharacterized protein translates to MDQKKKEFLELKQGNMTVSKYEWEFVQLSKYAREWVLTEAEMCKCFEEGLNEDIKLLIGILEIREFAVLADRAHKIEELSKEKKQAEKEARIYGKRTMSESQSFVSKKLKKYYDRVTTSTGYSRRDRGSQRSNLRSSSPFVASPKSGVCFGCGSLEHFLRDCPERVEKEIELAPKPSNPVSRGRPPRHLGNVSGSRGTNKDTVIRYEA, encoded by the exons atggatcagaaaaagaaagaatttctagagctcaaacaAGGAAACATGACTGTATCCAAATATGAATGGGAATTTGTTCAGTTGAGCAAGTATGCCAGGGAATGGGTTCTAACCGAGGCTGAAATGTGTAAATGCTTTGAAgaaggtttaaatgaagacatcaaattgttGATTGGAATTCTTGAGATAAGGGAATTTGCAGTGTTAGCTGATCGAGCACACAAAATTgaggaattaagtaaagaaaagaaacaagctgaaaaAGAGGCTCGGATTTATGGGAAAAGAACCATGAGTGAGTCACAATCATTTgtttctaagaaattaaagaagtattatgatcgtgttaCCACCTCTACAGGATATTCTAGAAGAGACCGGGGCTCTCAACGTTCTAACCTGAGGTCTTCATCTCCATTTGTGGCTAGT CCTAAAAGTGGTGTTTGTTTTGGATGTGGTTCACTTGAGcattttctcagagattgtccagaaagagttGAAAAGGAGATAGAACTAGCTCCAAAGCCGAGTAATCCTGTCtcgaggggcagaccacctcGTCATCTCggtaatgttagtggtagtcgaggtactaaCAAGGATACAGTAATTAGATATGAGGCATGA